The stretch of DNA TGACGGCTCAGCCCGCTGAAGCGTCGACAGGAAGCGCTGCTAGGACGAAAGCCAAGGACGCAAAAGCGGCAGCAGAGCGGAGCGACGAAGTCTCAGACGCCGAAACCGCCGAAGCCGCAGCTTCCGAATCGGCAGCGGCCGCAGCCGAGGCCTCTGCCGTTGAAGAAGCCGAAACCAACTCTGAAGAAGCGGCCGAGGAGGCCGAGTTACTGGCGACCTTCGTTGTCACTGAGACAATCGTCTTGGAAACATCGCCCGACGTTGTCCTTCCCGAGGACGCCACCACCATGATCGACGTCGAGTCGGGCGCCAATCATGGCGTCGGTGAGGCGTTCAATTCCGCAACCGAAGGGTCCACTTCACCCGACACAACCGCGGTTATCGACGCCGTTCTCGATTCCGATCTCGCTGCCGAAGCCGAGCAATCGCCCTCGCCATTCTCAAACGAAGGTGACCCGAACCCAACGCAGCTTGCCGCCACGACTCACTCTGACGCTGAGGATGCGCTGCTGAACTCCGGTCAGCCACAAGCCGCGATCCAGGGCTCTCTGGATCAAGGGTCAAGCGTCGCTGTGGCGGATGCCGCTGCTCTCAGAGCGAGCGACTCCGCCGAGATCGACAAGTCATCAACCGAGCAGCAGGACGCCGAATCGCACGACACACCGGAGGCGCCTCGCCCTTCCGCCACCGAAACGGCACTTGCCGTCGCCGCATTGCCGCGAGAGTCCGACAGTGAATCAGGCGAATCTTCGCCCCATGAAGCAGCGGACCCAACCGAAGCCAACGCTATAGAGGGAGCAAGATCACGTGACACGGCTCGGGCCGAGTCGGCCGATGAGGCGGCCCTCCCCGAACGGCCGAACATCGACCCGGCGCGGTTCGTTTCGCGGGTCAGCCGCGCGATCGAGTTCGCCGACCAACGCGGCGGAGGCCCCGTCGAGTTGCGGCTGAGCCCGCCGGAACTCGGCTCGCTGCAAGTCAAGATTCAGGTCAAAGACGGCGTGATGACAGCGAAGCTCGAGGTCGAGACCCCCGCCGCCCGCAACGCCCTGCTCGACAACCTGCCGGCGTTGCGCGACCGGCTCGAACAACAACAAGTCCGCATCGACAAGTTCGACGTAGACGTCCGCGACCAACAACAGCAGCGCGGCGGCGATTGGCGCCAACACCAAGACCAGCGTCAGCAAATGGATCAGCAACAACCGCGTCACGACACGCGAGCACCACGGCAACCGCCGGCTGCGGCGACCACTACCGTCGAGGCCCGCCCCGTCCGCACAATCTCGTACGCCAACAACGGCATCAACCTCGTTGTCTAAGCGTCGTCCAGCCGCTCACGCAAACGACCCCCCAAAGCGACTATGACACTAATCGACGACTCAGCCGCCCAAGCCGCTGCAAAAGCGAAGTACGCGCAGACACAACAGACATACACGCCCAAGCGAAGCTCGGTCCAAGACATGGACCTCGACGCATTTCTG from Botrimarina mediterranea encodes:
- a CDS encoding flagellar hook-length control protein FliK, translating into MPEQVQSRASLLTLTASKPPRAETARDAASDFGAELTTAVEEMTAQPAEASTGSAARTKAKDAKAAAERSDEVSDAETAEAAASESAAAAAEASAVEEAETNSEEAAEEAELLATFVVTETIVLETSPDVVLPEDATTMIDVESGANHGVGEAFNSATEGSTSPDTTAVIDAVLDSDLAAEAEQSPSPFSNEGDPNPTQLAATTHSDAEDALLNSGQPQAAIQGSLDQGSSVAVADAAALRASDSAEIDKSSTEQQDAESHDTPEAPRPSATETALAVAALPRESDSESGESSPHEAADPTEANAIEGARSRDTARAESADEAALPERPNIDPARFVSRVSRAIEFADQRGGGPVELRLSPPELGSLQVKIQVKDGVMTAKLEVETPAARNALLDNLPALRDRLEQQQVRIDKFDVDVRDQQQQRGGDWRQHQDQRQQMDQQQPRHDTRAPRQPPAAATTTVEARPVRTISYANNGINLVV